In the genome of Tannockella kyphosi, one region contains:
- a CDS encoding aldo/keto reductase, translated as MEYYTLPQTNLKASKIALGCMRIASKSVEEVEELVLTALNHGVNFFDHADIYGAGQSEVVFGEVLARNPNLRETMIIQSKCAIRPGICFDFSKEYILKSVEGSLERLQTDYLDVLLLHRPDALMDPKEVAEAFNELYELGKVHYFGVSNQKPSQIELLKKYCKQPIVINQLQFGPAHASMIDQGFYVNMEVPTAIDYDGAILDYCMLNDITIQPWSTIRETLNSETFIDNPEYPELNVVLETLATKYKVSKVAIVTAWILRHPSNMQPIAGTTSIKNLLDTLDAINVSLTREEWYQIYTANKVLP; from the coding sequence ATGGAATATTATACACTACCACAAACAAATTTAAAAGCTTCTAAAATAGCTTTAGGATGTATGCGTATCGCATCCAAAAGCGTAGAAGAAGTAGAAGAATTAGTACTTACTGCCTTGAATCATGGAGTAAACTTCTTTGATCATGCGGATATTTATGGAGCAGGACAATCAGAAGTAGTATTTGGAGAAGTATTAGCAAGAAATCCTAATCTAAGAGAAACAATGATTATTCAATCAAAATGTGCTATTCGTCCAGGTATCTGTTTTGACTTTTCAAAAGAGTATATTTTAAAAAGTGTAGAGGGATCACTAGAAAGACTACAAACAGATTATTTAGATGTTTTATTATTACATCGTCCTGATGCTCTAATGGATCCTAAAGAAGTAGCAGAAGCATTTAATGAGTTATATGAATTAGGGAAAGTTCATTACTTTGGTGTTTCTAATCAAAAACCTAGTCAAATAGAATTATTAAAAAAATATTGTAAACAACCTATTGTTATCAATCAATTACAATTTGGCCCTGCTCATGCTAGTATGATTGATCAAGGCTTCTATGTAAACATGGAAGTACCTACTGCTATTGATTATGATGGTGCTATCTTAGACTACTGTATGTTAAACGATATTACAATACAACCCTGGTCTACCATTCGAGAAACATTAAACAGTGAAACATTTATTGATAATCCTGAATATCCAGAATTAAATGTTGTTCTAGAAACATTAGCTACTAAATATAAAGTATCAAAAGTAGCTATCGTAACAGCATGGATCTTACGTCATCCATCTAATATGCAACCTATTGCAGGTACTACTTCTATTAAGAACTTATTAGATACTTTAGATGCAATTAACGTATCTCTTACTAGAGAAGAATGGTATCAAATATATACTGCAAACAAAGTATTACCTTAA
- a CDS encoding FecCD family ABC transporter permease, with product MEVNRRVKKSTLTIWVISFLTLFIVCAFVTLTYLAPASSIEQVIQSVLHYDPNDMIHYVNVTIKFPRILGALLVGGSLAVGGAVMQGITRNYLASPDVVGVSSGANLGLTIAYTISLGTNTYLTNLTFSMIGAAISTCIIFAISSRIRGRESGVKLLLAGTALGTLFSSISTAITLWSYTEQGAGIYLWNNSGLLGIRWIGIGVLCVGLVGVVIAFCIAGKLTVLSMGEETAISLGQNVKRTKLLGVISVVFISASCVSVVGNIGFIGLIIPNIIKMGVGEDYRKVVPYSALFGSMLLIIADVISRLINMPVETPVGIVTSIIGIPIFLYLINSKKAKGVF from the coding sequence GTGGAAGTAAATAGAAGAGTGAAAAAATCAACCCTTACTATTTGGGTCATTAGTTTTCTAACATTGTTTATTGTTTGTGCATTTGTTACGTTAACCTATTTAGCACCAGCTTCTTCAATAGAACAAGTGATTCAATCAGTCCTTCATTATGATCCAAATGATATGATTCATTATGTCAATGTAACAATTAAATTCCCTAGAATTTTAGGCGCTCTTCTTGTTGGTGGATCACTAGCAGTAGGTGGGGCAGTAATGCAAGGGATTACTAGAAATTATTTAGCAAGTCCTGATGTTGTTGGGGTAAGTAGTGGTGCAAACCTAGGTTTAACAATTGCTTATACCATTAGTTTAGGTACAAATACTTATCTTACTAATTTAACATTTTCTATGATTGGAGCAGCTATTTCTACTTGTATTATCTTTGCTATTTCTTCTAGAATTCGTGGTAGAGAATCAGGCGTGAAGTTGTTACTAGCAGGAACTGCTTTAGGAACGTTATTTTCTTCTATAAGTACAGCTATTACTCTTTGGTCTTATACAGAACAAGGAGCAGGTATTTATTTATGGAATAACTCTGGTTTGTTAGGGATCCGTTGGATTGGTATTGGAGTTTTATGTGTTGGATTAGTGGGTGTTGTTATTGCTTTTTGTATCGCAGGGAAGTTAACTGTGTTATCAATGGGTGAAGAGACAGCTATTAGTTTAGGACAAAATGTAAAAAGAACAAAATTACTGGGAGTAATTAGTGTTGTTTTCATATCAGCTTCGTGTGTAAGTGTTGTTGGTAATATAGGATTTATCGGTCTAATTATCCCGAATATTATAAAAATGGGTGTTGGAGAGGATTACCGTAAGGTAGTACCTTATTCAGCATTGTTTGGAAGTATGTTATTGATTATTGCTGATGTGATTAGTCGATTAATTAATATGCCAGTAGAAACACCAGTTGGTATTGTTACTTCGATTATTGGAATACCTATCTTCCTTTATTTAATTAATTCTAAAAAAGCGAAAGGAGTATTCTAA
- a CDS encoding M23 family metallopeptidase: MKSFLTKNRQLFLFCSVVLLFLVGVGFIQTAVDSNVVYNEIPVVENQEQEVAQEIVVETLVAPVEEASIVRYYYDINGDQSKLENALVYFEGVYRPNLGIDYSNNGESFDVLASASGTITKVSDDALLGWLVTIEHDYGIETTYQSLSEVMVEKDQKVSQGEVIGTSGENLYEADLGNHLHYVVEIDNIIINPESVIGLTLDKIS, encoded by the coding sequence ATGAAAAGCTTTTTAACGAAAAATCGTCAGTTATTTTTATTTTGTAGTGTGGTTTTGTTGTTTTTGGTTGGGGTTGGTTTTATACAGACTGCAGTGGATTCAAATGTAGTATATAATGAGATACCAGTAGTAGAAAACCAAGAACAAGAAGTAGCACAAGAAATAGTGGTGGAAACATTGGTTGCACCAGTAGAAGAAGCATCTATTGTTCGTTATTATTATGATATTAATGGAGATCAAAGTAAGTTAGAAAATGCATTAGTATATTTTGAGGGTGTCTATCGTCCTAATTTAGGCATTGATTATAGCAATAATGGAGAGAGCTTTGATGTATTAGCTAGTGCTAGTGGTACGATAACAAAGGTTAGTGATGATGCATTATTAGGATGGTTGGTAACGATAGAACATGATTATGGAATAGAAACAACTTATCAATCTTTAAGTGAAGTAATGGTTGAAAAAGATCAAAAAGTAAGTCAAGGAGAAGTAATTGGAACAAGTGGAGAAAACTTATATGAAGCAGATTTAGGGAATCATTTGCATTATGTAGTGGAAATAGACAATATTATTATTAATCCTGAATCCGTAATTGGTTTAACTCTAGATAAGATATCTTAA
- the mreB gene encoding rod shape-determining protein, translating into MALSKEIGIDLGTANILIYIKGEGIVVNEPSVVAINEETKRALAVGGEAKEMLGKTPGKVVAVRPLKDGVIADFQITEILLTHFINKLHLKGIFSRPTVLICCPTNITSIEKSAIKDVAERCGAKRVYIEEEPKVAAIGAGLDISKPTGNMVIDIGGGTTDIAVLSLGDIVTSSSLKIAGDVMDEELIKFIKDKYKLLIGDRTAERVKMEIGCALKGFIDSSIEVRGRDLVTGLPHTITLSSDETELALRESCQTIVREVKRVLEQTPPELSADIVERGVFITGGGALLKGLDKLIEQEINVPVFIAEDPLNCVANGTGIMLENLHYLR; encoded by the coding sequence ATGGCACTGTCAAAAGAAATAGGTATCGATTTAGGTACTGCAAACATATTAATTTATATTAAAGGAGAAGGTATCGTTGTAAATGAACCTTCAGTAGTAGCAATCAATGAAGAAACAAAAAGAGCGTTAGCTGTCGGTGGTGAAGCAAAAGAAATGTTAGGAAAAACTCCTGGAAAGGTTGTAGCAGTACGTCCATTAAAAGATGGTGTTATTGCTGATTTCCAAATCACTGAAATTTTATTAACACATTTTATTAATAAATTACATTTAAAAGGAATTTTCTCTCGTCCTACGGTATTAATTTGTTGTCCTACTAATATTACATCAATCGAAAAAAGTGCGATTAAAGATGTAGCAGAACGTTGTGGTGCAAAAAGAGTATATATTGAAGAAGAACCAAAAGTAGCAGCTATTGGAGCTGGTTTAGATATTTCTAAACCAACAGGTAATATGGTAATTGATATTGGTGGTGGTACTACTGATATTGCAGTATTATCATTAGGTGATATTGTAACTAGTAGTTCTTTAAAGATTGCAGGAGATGTAATGGATGAAGAATTAATTAAATTTATCAAAGATAAATATAAATTATTAATTGGAGATCGTACTGCTGAAAGAGTAAAAATGGAAATTGGTTGTGCTTTAAAAGGATTTATCGATAGTTCTATTGAAGTACGTGGTCGTGACTTAGTTACGGGATTACCTCATACTATTACATTATCTTCTGATGAGACAGAATTAGCTCTAAGAGAATCTTGTCAAACAATTGTACGTGAAGTAAAACGTGTATTAGAACAAACTCCTCCAGAGTTATCTGCTGATATTGTGGAACGTGGAGTATTCATCACTGGTGGTGGAGCATTATTAAAAGGATTAGATAAGTTAATTGAACAAGAAATTAATGTTCCTGTGTTTATTGCAGAAGACCCATTAAACTGTGTGGCGAATGGAACTGGTATTATGTTAGAAAATTTACATTATTTAAGATAA
- a CDS encoding FecCD family ABC transporter permease: MAKLTNKQRTKILLPIFIGFLFCGLIWSINIGYTPLSIDRIIATIFGFGDAKENFIIWDIRIARTVVAIFVGMCLAASGAIMQGVTRNPLATPNMIGVSSGASFGILLVVFMYDKGLPMLMPYPIAAVIGGFLVFGIVYGLALKHDLSPTKLILNGIAVNSCIGAVSLLLTIKLSDDAYLMLTLSQAGNLTFASWKMIFIGFAVAIPCLIYVFYSTFCLNILNLDDDLAIGLGLDLRKERNKLLCITILLTSVSVYVAGTIGFVGLIAPHIAKRIVGSNFKLFLPISMCFGAGLVMFADIVAKILVNDINGALYVPVGITISILGAPYLLYLLFTQDR, from the coding sequence ATGGCGAAATTAACAAATAAACAACGTACAAAAATACTTCTTCCTATCTTTATTGGTTTCTTATTTTGTGGCTTAATATGGTCTATTAATATTGGGTATACCCCACTATCAATTGATCGTATTATTGCAACCATCTTTGGATTTGGAGATGCAAAAGAAAACTTTATTATTTGGGACATTCGAATTGCTAGAACAGTAGTTGCTATTTTTGTAGGAATGTGTTTAGCAGCATCGGGTGCGATTATGCAAGGAGTTACACGTAACCCCTTAGCTACTCCTAATATGATTGGAGTTTCTTCTGGAGCAAGCTTTGGTATTTTACTTGTTGTATTTATGTATGATAAAGGATTACCGATGCTAATGCCTTATCCTATTGCAGCCGTGATTGGTGGATTTCTTGTTTTTGGGATAGTCTATGGATTAGCTCTAAAACATGATTTATCACCAACGAAATTGATTTTAAACGGTATTGCAGTTAATTCTTGTATTGGAGCAGTTTCATTACTGTTGACAATAAAATTAAGTGATGATGCTTATTTAATGTTGACACTTTCTCAAGCTGGTAATTTAACTTTTGCTAGTTGGAAAATGATCTTTATTGGATTTGCAGTTGCAATTCCATGTCTTATCTATGTTTTCTATAGTACATTTTGTTTAAATATATTGAACTTAGATGATGATTTGGCAATTGGATTAGGGTTGGATTTACGTAAAGAACGTAATAAGTTATTATGTATTACCATCCTACTCACATCTGTATCTGTTTATGTTGCAGGTACGATTGGATTTGTTGGGTTAATTGCCCCACATATTGCCAAGAGAATCGTAGGATCTAATTTCAAATTATTCCTACCAATCTCAATGTGCTTTGGTGCTGGCTTAGTTATGTTTGCTGACATCGTGGCAAAAATCTTAGTAAATGATATTAATGGTGCTTTATATGTACCAGTAGGAATCACGATTTCTATATTAGGCGCACCTTATTTATTATATTTACTATTTACACAAGATAGATAA
- the spoIID gene encoding stage II sporulation protein D, translated as MKKITIKISILLILFVLSCLFYKQDKEEFFVEEIEVEEMVYCDDQEILLDDYLLGVVAGEMPASFELEALKAQVVASRTYVYSREMQVDATTLSQVYLDSQDQQVKWGDNYELYVTKIQQAIEETKGVVLMYEGDYISALFFSYSNGYTENNEDYFNGEAVSYLRSVESPYDSSVRDLETTVSFSKDELVSIFNVSEIVFSEISYYDSGRVASICVSGELYTGREVRELLGLDSSDFIIDEGNLEYQFICSGYGHGVGMSQYGAQGMALVGYDYEEIVSYYYSGVEIVKIEA; from the coding sequence ATGAAAAAAATAACAATAAAAATAAGCATACTTCTCATTCTCTTTGTTTTATCCTGTTTGTTTTACAAACAGGATAAGGAAGAGTTTTTTGTAGAAGAAATAGAAGTGGAAGAGATGGTGTATTGTGATGATCAAGAGATATTATTGGATGATTATTTGTTAGGGGTAGTAGCAGGAGAAATGCCGGCATCTTTTGAATTAGAAGCTTTAAAGGCACAGGTGGTTGCAAGTAGAACTTATGTTTATTCTAGAGAGATGCAAGTGGATGCAACGACTTTATCACAAGTGTATTTAGATAGCCAAGATCAACAAGTTAAGTGGGGAGATAATTATGAGTTGTATGTAACAAAAATACAACAAGCAATAGAAGAAACAAAGGGTGTTGTTTTGATGTATGAAGGGGATTATATTAGTGCTTTGTTTTTTTCTTATAGTAATGGATATACTGAAAATAATGAGGATTATTTTAATGGAGAAGCTGTTAGTTATTTAAGAAGTGTAGAAAGTCCTTATGATAGTAGTGTAAGGGATTTAGAAACAACAGTATCTTTTAGTAAGGATGAGTTAGTAAGTATTTTTAATGTAAGTGAAATTGTATTTAGTGAGATAAGTTATTATGATAGTGGTAGGGTTGCTAGTATTTGTGTGAGTGGAGAGCTCTATACAGGAAGAGAAGTAAGGGAGTTATTGGGTTTAGATTCTAGTGATTTTATTATTGACGAAGGGAATTTAGAGTATCAATTTATATGTAGTGGATATGGTCATGGGGTTGGAATGTCGCAATATGGAGCACAAGGAATGGCATTAGTAGGGTATGATTATGAGGAGATAGTAAGTTATTATTATAGTGGGGTAGAAATTGTAAAAATAGAAGCATAG
- a CDS encoding ABC transporter ATP-binding protein: MNIITMNEVKVGYEKNIIIDDLSLSIKKGQITTIIGENGCGKSTLLKTIGRILRPKHGEVFVEDLNIHKTNTKQIAKIIGMLPQSPKAPSGLSVGEIVEYGRFPHKKKRERFNQEDHDIINWALEQTDLLEFKDRNINALSGGQRQRVWVAMVLAQQTDVILLDEPTTYLDMAYQLEVLQLVQSLNKDKGITVIMVLHDINQASRFSDELIMLKKGEVIRQGSPKEIMNKENLREVFKIEANIINLPDSEIPVCISYELMDREVHGGSK; encoded by the coding sequence ATGAACATTATTACAATGAATGAAGTGAAAGTAGGATATGAGAAAAATATTATCATTGATGATTTATCACTTTCTATTAAAAAAGGACAAATAACTACCATTATTGGAGAAAATGGTTGTGGGAAGTCTACTTTATTAAAAACAATTGGTCGTATTTTAAGACCAAAACATGGAGAAGTATTTGTAGAAGATTTGAATATTCATAAAACAAATACCAAACAAATAGCAAAAATCATTGGTATGTTACCACAATCTCCTAAAGCACCTAGTGGTTTAAGTGTTGGAGAAATTGTTGAATATGGACGTTTTCCACACAAAAAGAAACGTGAACGTTTTAATCAAGAAGATCATGACATTATTAATTGGGCTTTAGAACAAACAGATTTGTTAGAGTTTAAAGACCGTAATATTAATGCTTTATCTGGTGGTCAAAGACAACGTGTATGGGTAGCTATGGTTTTAGCTCAACAAACAGATGTTATTTTATTAGATGAACCAACCACTTATTTAGATATGGCTTATCAATTAGAAGTATTACAATTAGTACAATCTTTAAATAAAGATAAAGGGATTACTGTTATTATGGTACTTCATGATATTAATCAAGCAAGTAGATTTTCTGATGAATTAATTATGTTGAAAAAAGGAGAAGTAATTAGACAAGGTTCTCCTAAAGAAATTATGAATAAAGAAAATCTTAGAGAAGTATTTAAGATAGAAGCAAATATTATTAATTTACCAGATAGTGAAATCCCAGTTTGTATTTCTTATGAACTAATGGATAGGGAGGTTCATGGTGGAAGTAAATAG
- a CDS encoding MraY family glycosyltransferase, giving the protein MLEIALYYVVAFIIAALFMPFVMKAGTYFGVVAKMNERTVHTHEIPRIGGYTIYIAFLIAALIFLKTDTQVNAILLGGFVTFMVGLYDDVHDISPRLKLIGQIVAACIVIFYGDIHLQNFGEEIPYFAEVITLFWIVGITNAINLIDGLDGLSGGISVIVLFTISYTSYLSGRVDIASLSLILAGAISGFLLYNFHPAKIFMGDCGALFIGFMIASISLLGFGYNSSTFFTLGAPIVVLMVPIMDTLIAIVRRKVRHKKFNEADKRHIHHRLMYKFNLSHQRSVLVLYVITLIFSFISILYYYNPSFGVFCFLIMMLLTELFVELSNMISRKYKPVVTIANIFLNRDDLPKIRMIEKYRYTKRMKIITIIILSFVVCFLIYQNQEELTSVVEQEEIEVPYDALDNQTTLLSELYLDLSDAFSNGQRETEYKLFASYFMADILTTYDDTGLLEGDGYLHETVEEEFIEYFGKNYGFLQSEYSDLEVTSYDIISSSPTSLTYEGIDSTKYYRVYIEYTLNQEVKELTGFGTIIVVYESDRYYVVGMDLLKPEFEQTLTENSLNTVEE; this is encoded by the coding sequence ATGCTTGAGATAGCTTTGTATTATGTAGTAGCGTTTATTATTGCAGCTCTATTTATGCCTTTTGTAATGAAGGCAGGAACTTATTTTGGGGTTGTTGCAAAGATGAATGAACGTACGGTACATACTCATGAGATACCAAGAATTGGGGGATATACGATATATATTGCTTTTTTGATTGCAGCTTTGATCTTCTTGAAAACAGATACACAGGTGAATGCTATTTTATTAGGTGGATTTGTTACTTTTATGGTAGGGTTATATGATGATGTTCATGATATATCACCTAGATTAAAGTTGATAGGACAAATTGTAGCTGCTTGTATTGTTATTTTTTATGGAGATATTCATCTCCAAAACTTTGGAGAAGAAATTCCTTATTTTGCAGAAGTTATTACTTTATTTTGGATTGTAGGAATAACAAATGCAATTAATTTAATAGATGGTTTAGATGGTTTATCAGGAGGTATATCAGTTATTGTTTTATTTACTATTTCTTATACTTCTTATTTATCAGGAAGAGTAGATATTGCTTCTTTATCTTTAATACTTGCAGGAGCTATTAGTGGCTTTCTGTTATATAATTTCCATCCAGCTAAGATTTTCATGGGAGATTGTGGAGCGTTGTTTATCGGCTTTATGATTGCATCTATTTCTTTATTAGGGTTTGGATATAATAGTTCTACTTTCTTTACATTAGGAGCACCTATTGTTGTATTAATGGTACCTATTATGGATACATTAATAGCGATTGTTCGTAGAAAAGTAAGACATAAAAAATTTAATGAAGCAGACAAAAGACATATTCATCATCGTTTGATGTATAAGTTTAACTTATCTCATCAAAGAAGTGTATTGGTGTTGTATGTAATAACACTTATTTTCTCTTTTATTTCTATTTTATATTATTATAATCCTAGTTTTGGAGTATTTTGTTTTTTAATAATGATGCTTCTAACAGAACTATTTGTTGAGTTATCGAATATGATATCTAGAAAATACAAACCGGTTGTTACTATTGCTAATATTTTCTTAAATAGAGATGATTTACCTAAAATAAGAATGATTGAAAAATATCGTTATACAAAAAGAATGAAAATAATAACCATTATTATATTATCATTTGTAGTTTGTTTTTTAATTTATCAAAATCAAGAAGAACTAACTTCTGTCGTAGAACAAGAAGAAATAGAAGTGCCTTATGATGCTTTAGATAACCAAACAACATTATTAAGTGAATTATACCTTGATTTAAGTGATGCTTTTAGTAATGGACAAAGAGAAACAGAATATAAATTATTTGCTAGTTACTTTATGGCTGATATATTAACAACCTATGATGATACTGGTTTATTAGAAGGTGATGGTTATTTACATGAGACAGTGGAAGAAGAATTTATTGAATACTTTGGAAAAAATTATGGTTTTTTACAAAGTGAGTATAGTGATTTAGAAGTTACAAGTTATGATATTATTTCTAGTTCTCCAACTTCTTTAACTTATGAAGGAATTGATAGTACTAAATATTATCGTGTTTATATTGAATATACACTAAATCAAGAAGTAAAAGAATTAACAGGGTTTGGAACAATTATCGTAGTTTATGAAAGTGATCGTTATTATGTGGTAGGGATGGATTTATTAAAACCAGAATTTGAACAAACATTAACGGAAAATAGCTTGAATACAGTGGAAGAGTAA
- a CDS encoding DUF1146 domain-containing protein → MSSIIEMVVYILAVLLAMYGLSAFHFEKYIRKERTKEFYVFYLVTSFALGYLFAQFILTFALIRL, encoded by the coding sequence ATGAGTTCTATTATAGAAATGGTTGTATATATTTTAGCTGTTTTACTTGCTATGTATGGATTAAGTGCTTTTCATTTTGAAAAATATATACGTAAAGAAAGAACAAAAGAATTTTATGTGTTTTATTTAGTTACTTCTTTTGCTTTAGGATATTTATTTGCACAATTTATTTTAACATTCGCATTAATACGATTATAA
- a CDS encoding ABC transporter substrate-binding protein, with protein MKKFTSLMLAFTFVVSMLTGCSNNEEEVQDTVVATITMADGEQALPSEFSDYAILDWGYLDHLIHLDAAPKASPITSEPAEDATDAQIVSYLDGYGRTYPDRSVLDGIEPINATDDGIDFEQLLDLDLNYIITSESNIEYSDKLNAIAPTYFLPSSLSYDEDGNKDWKQIHETLAQLVGKEEEAAANIATYDETVASYQAAFEDAGIDLEGKTAIVTQISTKGVQYSLAASHPHVYEQLGLSLPEGFPTESGYLALENLIEYDPDYLFINVESWEDFATYEASPIWQNLTAVQNGNVFEFAHNVWNRSNGSMVALMRVSDVGDFILDGTQVTARYDYID; from the coding sequence ATGAAAAAATTTACATCATTAATGTTAGCTTTCACTTTTGTAGTGAGTATGTTAACAGGTTGTTCAAACAACGAAGAAGAAGTACAAGATACAGTAGTAGCTACTATCACAATGGCGGATGGAGAGCAAGCATTACCAAGCGAATTTAGTGATTATGCAATCTTAGATTGGGGTTATTTAGATCATTTAATCCATTTAGATGCAGCTCCAAAAGCATCACCTATTACTAGTGAACCAGCAGAAGATGCAACAGATGCACAAATTGTTTCTTATTTAGATGGTTATGGAAGAACATATCCTGATCGTAGTGTATTAGATGGGATTGAACCTATTAATGCAACAGATGATGGTATTGATTTTGAACAATTATTAGATTTAGATTTAAATTATATTATTACTAGTGAATCAAATATTGAATATTCAGACAAATTAAATGCGATTGCTCCAACTTATTTCTTACCTTCTAGTTTATCTTATGATGAAGATGGAAACAAAGATTGGAAACAAATTCATGAAACTTTAGCTCAATTAGTAGGTAAAGAAGAAGAAGCTGCTGCAAATATTGCAACTTATGATGAAACAGTAGCTAGTTATCAAGCTGCTTTTGAAGATGCTGGAATTGATTTAGAAGGAAAAACTGCAATTGTTACACAAATTTCAACAAAAGGTGTTCAATATAGTTTAGCTGCTTCTCATCCTCATGTTTATGAACAATTAGGATTATCTTTACCAGAAGGATTCCCGACAGAAAGTGGTTATTTAGCATTAGAAAACTTAATTGAATATGATCCAGATTATTTATTTATTAATGTAGAAAGTTGGGAAGATTTCGCAACATATGAAGCTTCTCCAATTTGGCAAAATTTAACTGCAGTACAAAATGGAAACGTATTTGAATTTGCTCATAATGTATGGAACAGATCAAATGGTTCAATGGTTGCTTTAATGAGAGTAAGCGATGTAGGAGATTTCATTTTAGATGGAACTCAAGTTACTGCACGTTATGATTATATTGATTAA